One Carassius auratus strain Wakin chromosome 16, ASM336829v1, whole genome shotgun sequence genomic window carries:
- the tent5aa gene encoding terminal nucleotidyltransferase 5A produces the protein MAEGDSANFSVLSWEQVQRLDLILTESIPIHGRGNFPTLQMKPRRIVTAVRSRMREQRIHVRDVRLNGSAASHVLHGDSGLGYKDLDLIFRVDLKGETEFQIVKNIVLDCLLDFLPDGVNKEKITPLTLKEAYVQKMVKVCNDSDRWSLISLSNNRGKNVELKFVDSLRRQFEFSVDSFQIKLDSLLLFYECSENPMAKTFHPTIIGESVYGDFATALDHLRNKVICTRNPEEIRGGGLLKYCHLLVRGFRAASESEMKCLQRYMCSRFFIDFSDISEQQRKLESYLQNHFVGLEDRKYDYLTTLHGVVNESTVCLMGHERRQALGLIAMLAVRVLAEQNVIPNVANVTCYYQPAPYVADGNFSNYYIAQVQPVFTCHQQTYSTWLPCN, from the exons ATGGCTGAAGGGGACAGCGCGAACTTCAGCGTGCTGAGCTGGGAGCAGGTCCAGCGGCTGGACCTCATCCTGACCGAGAGCATCCCGATCCACGGCCGAGGAAACTTCCCGACGCTGCAGATGAAGCCCCGGCGGATCGTGACGGCGGTGCGGAGCCGCATGCGGGAGCAGCGCATCCATGTGCGGGACGTGCGTCTCAACGGATCCGCCGCCAGCCACGTCCTGCACGGGGACAGCGGGCTCGGCTACAAGGACCTGGACCTCATATTCCGCGTGGACCTGAAGGGAGAGACGGAGTTCCAGATCGTCAAGAACATCGTGCTGGACTGTCTGCTGGACTTCTTACCTGATGGGGTCAATAAAGAGAAAATCACCCCACTGACCCTGAAG GAAGCATATGTGCAGAAGATGGTGAAAGTGTGCAATGATTCGGACCGCTGGAGTCTCATCTCTCTCTCCAACAACCGGGGCAAAAACGTGGAGCTCAAGTTCGTGGACTCCTTGCGCCGGCAGTTCGAGTTTAGCGTCGATTCTTTCCAGATTAAGCTGGACTCTCTGCTGCTTTTCTACGAGTGCTCAGAGAACCCCATGGCCAAAACGTTTCACCCCACCATCATCGGCGAGAGCGTGTACGGAGACTTCGCCACCGCGCTGGACCACTTGCGCAACAAGGTGATCTGCACGAGGAACCCAGAGGAGATCCGAGGAGGCGGCCTCCTGAAATACTGCCATCTTCTGGTCAGGGGTTTCCGAGCCGCCTCCGAGTCGGAGATGAAGTGTCTCCAGCGCTACATGTGCTCCCGCTTCTTCATCGACTTCTCGGACATCAGCGAACAGCAGCGCAAGCTGGAGTCTTATCTCCAGAACCACTTTGTGGGCTTGGAGGACCGCAAGTACGATTATCTGACGACGCTGCACGGGGTGGTGAACGAGAGCACGGTGTGTCTGATGGGACACGAGCGGAGGCAGGCCCTTGGGCTGATCGCCATGCTAGCGGTGCGCGTGTTGGCCGAGCAGAACGTCATACCCAACGTGGCCAACGTCACTTGCTATTACCAGCCTGCTCCTTATGTAGCAGATGGTAACTTTAGCAATTATTACATTGCCCAAGTCCAGCCAGTCTTTACCTGCCATCAGCAAACTTACTCCACATGGCTACCGTGCAACTGA